The sequence AAATTAACTGGACTAATTTCTTGGAGTATATTGTGATCTGGAATACCGGTCATTTTAATTGCAGAATATGAGagaatttctaaagaaaagtgaTTATTGTAGAATAAACTCATTTTTAATACAGAGCAAGGAGTACAGATGAGTATCTCCTGTAGAACTGCTTATCACAGAATGATATTCTAATTGGTTTTCCCAAGCAGATGAACCCACAGGGCAGGTGGCTTATCCTTTCTGTTCCTTGCCAGGTTAGCTGTATATGACTGCCCTTATGAGGACAATATGGACAAAAGTTAGTAAGTACTGGGCATAAATCTAAATGTATTTAGTGTGTAAACAGAAAAATTTCAAATGGTAGCAAATTTTTATCATTACTGAAGAACGGTGACCCAAATgtgaaataaagtttttaaaagcagaatcaaTCCTTTCTTATattccttatcttttttttttttttcctgactagtAGGCTAACATCTATTTGGCATTAATATATCAGAAGTTAGTGAGTTTTCAGGGATAAAATGTTTGATATACCAAGCATTCAAAAATGTAATCATACCTGTTAAGGTTAGGTAATCATAACGTCTCTAAAATCCTGTAATTTCTCATCATTTCTATATAATATGAAACTCGTCGGTATGAGGAAAAGACAAAATCTTGGAATATAGAAGTATTCAGACTTATTCCTCATTGCGGGTAGAAACCCCATCACCAAAATGAtgaatttatacatttttaaacatgttaagataataaaaatatatacataaaaatagtaTAGTCACAAAAGGAGCATTGTAACGTGAAATTTACTGAAATTACCTGGATCTCAGAGTATTATGCAGGAATTTTCAAGAGATCTTCTATCTTGCAGCCGTGATGCAAGAAGGATCTACAGAAGAGCTCCACAGCAGCCAACCGTGTGAGAGCAAACCAAATGCATGCGTTGGACCACTGGTTAACGGAAGCAGAAAGACAATGGTGACAGGAGGTGGAGGCTATCTGGGATACAATCTGGGATGTGCTCTTGTCAGGTCAGGAATTGCTGTTGTTCTGTTTGATGTGCGGAAGCCTCAATGGGAAATTCCAAATGGAGCAGACTTTTTCAAGGTAGGTTGAAATTACATGTTTAACAGCAGTGAAAGAAAGTTATGCACATTACCAAGACTTCTTAAGGAGTTTTGATAAGTGTTTACTGAAAAGCCTTTAAGGACAGTAAGAAGTCATTGTAAAAGGTCCTGAAACGCATGAGTAACTGATTAAGAGGTAGCAAACAGGAGTCCAAGTGGTCAGTTCTCTCAGTGTTACCCGTGAAGTTATGAAGAGTCCTGTGTTGGGAGGTGCCATTCAACACATTCATAGCTCACCTAGGTGAAGGAGTGAACAACGAAGTGACAAAGTTTACTGCTCAGGGAAATTACTTTGAGTAAAAAGGCGAGAGAAAGGGCAATAAAAGTGATCACAAATGTAGAATGACTGCCGTGCCATGAATGATTGAGGAAACGCAGGCTTTCCAGTCTGGAAAAGAAATTACTTGGGAGCAGGAGAGCTCTACGAAGTGTGAGCGGTATGGAGACAGTTAAGGACTGACTGTCCTTTCCAGTACAGGTAGGAAGGGCCATCAGGTGAAATGAGTCATCAGCtcaatacaaataaaaagttattttttcatgCAGTGGGTAAAAGGCACATATGAAGTCTTGACAAAAACTTACTTCCGCTGGAGATTACTAAGTAAGCTAGCTAAATTAGGCTCAAGAAATCTCTGAAAGAATATACTTGGAAACTGTAGAAGTATTCTGGAGGGAAGTGTCACATATGCTTTCCCTGTTCCTGTTCTTCCCAGGGCACCCATTTATGAGCACTGATTCCTTTCGATTCTTAACAATTCGAGAAAATTATTATGTCTGCAAAAGAGGTGGAATAAGAGAGACCTCAAATATTTAATGGCTCAGCCATCTGTGGAGGACAACATCCCCCCTGATGTGGGGACCACCAACTCCTCACAGCTGCTTCATCCACTCAGCTTTGGGTTCTGGCTACGCAGTGGGCACTAGCAGTTTGTATGTGCTCCTGTCCTCTTGCACAAGGTCCAGCTAGACATTGGGTACCATTCAGCTGATCTCATCCGAGAGCTCTTCGACACCACCAGTAACACTAGAAAGTTGATGGCAAAGCTGAACGTGATCACAGGATCCTTGTCCCAGGGGCTATTGAGGTGATGACAGATTTTCTCCTTCTAACTGCATCGCCGTGTGGGACAGACAGTAAGGGAGGCAAAGGGCGATGCGTGATACTGTTCTGCGTGGCTGCGAGCGGGCAGAATACCGAGCTAAGCAGACCTTTAGTCTGACTCAGGATGGTTGGTCTTTTGTTCGATTTCACAAACAGCTTTTACAGAATATGGGAGAGAGATAAAGTATTATTGAGAAACCAGTCAAAAACCATAGGCTTGATTTGATAATGGTGTAAATCCACATAATTTGATTTAAGTTGGTTGACTGGTGACAATTTGTGTCTTTTAAAGAAGACTCGAGATCTGACAAACTATCTtctgagaataatttttttttataatccaattttaaaagaataaacatTACAAAGTATAGGTGAATTTCCTAGAAAATGGAACTAGGGAGTCCTAGTAAATAAAGTAATAAGTCACTTCAGAGATCTGAGCCTTGATCGGTGGTTTGGAGATTGCTAATGTTGTTTATACTGGATAGCTATTTTAGCATTTGATTGAAGGTAAGAAGAGTAAGTCAGACATATTTGTGAAATACTTTGGCaacctcagaagaaaaaaattgagagtTAAAGACTGATTAGATGACGTCTTAATATTGCATCCAGCCATTTCTTTTGTGATCATTCTATCAATTTCATTACAGGAAACGGAATAAtctcaaatattttgaaatatcataattatgaaaagaaaggtggtttatttttcttgacaTCTGTATGAAAGTGGAGTATTTTCATATAGTATTGCCCGGTATACAAAAACGCAACACAATATTCGAAGCACAGCGTAGCATTTGATACTAGATGTAGTGTCTGTGTATTTAATATAGTACAGTATGCAGTACTATATAGCACTTCATATAATGTGATTGTAATACACAAATGTATACTAATACAGTACTAAATGCATATCGTGTGTACTCTTTTGTTTTAATCTTGTACAAAACGGTAATTAAATTTATCATTCAATAAACCTTAGGTGGGCAAAGAGACATTTGTCCAGATTGCACAAGTTGGATCTCAGGGTGCTAACAGAAAAGGGGTTCTCTTATTTGGCTATTCCATGGCAAACAGCTGAGCCCTTCCTGCTGTGATTCTCCAGCCCTCGAGCATGTGCTGCTCCCATTCAAGTCAAACAAGTTTTGCCAGTCTGCAGGCTGAAGGACTAAGTGTGAAAATATGTATTATAATTGAAGCTAACAAGAGTCATATTTGTTTTGCAACAAAATACTAACAAAAATCTTAGTCATGgatttttctccatgtttatgttttatttaatgcTAGTTAAGTATTGTGAAAAATAGATCAGAATCACTTTAGATTTTCATTAAAAGCCATAGTTAATACTAATTCTGTAGAGAATTTAATGAGCTCTATTAGTCAAAAATccattcttttctcattttacagGGTGACGTGAGGGATTATGATGCAGTGTTCAAAGCATGTGAAGGAGTTGACTGTGTTTTTCATGTGGCTGCGTGTGGAATGTCAGGATTAGAACAAGCAAGTACAATTTTCCTAacactttctttctttattcttgtgAAAGCGAAAATTTGTCTGCATGTAGCAAAGAATGTGATTATATGGTATTTATGTCAGGCAGAAGTTAGTTATAAAGGTCAGGTCATCCATGCAGGCAACAAGGCAGGTATTCCTAAAATAATAAATGTCAAAGCATGAAACTAATGTACTACACAAAATACTCTAGAAAAATGAGATCATAGATTTAAGAGCTTGGATAAGAAGGCATATCCTTCTTCTCCAATCTGAAGAAGTGTGACAATATTGCTCTAGAATTAACGTTGATGCATTTTCTTCTTGTGAACGCACAGTCATGAGGATACAGACTAGCAACTCGATATATAGTTATGCTAAATAACAGTGATATTCACGGAGGGTGTTATAAAAAAAGTCATGAAACAACTAATTTATTTCTAAGAACAGGACAGATTGCCACTGGAACAAGAATTTGTGAAACCTTTCAGGGAGCATAACCCCTGCTTGTAAAGCCTGTTTCTGTATCGTGGATTATCTGGGGTGCGACAGAAAAATTAAGCTTTATAATTTCCTTCCAGATgcattttatctttcatttttcaactttatttatttatacactgAACAAGACAATAAAAATGAGAACCGCTAGGAATCACTGTATGTCAGAAGGACAGAGAACTAACACCTACATCACAAAAAGGCCACAGCTGTTCTAGATCTGGCGATTGTAAGAATTGTATCGTGAATGTGACATTCGATTAATTAGATATTGCGCAAACTCTTATTTCTAGCTTCAAAAGAAAGACCAGATTGAATCCATCAATGTCGGaggcacaaaaataataattgatgGTATGTACCTTGATGTTCCTTCTTTGCATCTGATCCAaaccatgaattaaaaaaactTCTAATTGGATGTTTTCTGTGTTGATTTGGCAGTAAAATGAggctcttctctccctcctttcagaGTAGGATGTAAAGCTAGGTGTGCAGGTCCCATTAAAACCGGTAGGAGATTTGCCACTGGTTTGAGAATTGGGCGTAGGTTTTCGACCTGGATTTTGTTCCTTGGCAGACCAACTTAAACCCTCCTCCATGTActggttattttttctctttattctgtgTAATGGAGAAGTGTTATCCTCTTTCCTTGTAGAAATAACATGAGAGATATTGTACTGTTCGTTGTGTTGTAAACATTTGGTAACAGGAGCCATAAATGTGGTAAGTATATTTAGCTATTATTTTATCACCTTAATATAGAAAATCCTCTATCCTTTCAGATAGATCATCTATCTAAATGGGATCTCTTTTTATTATATACTGATTTTTGACTACTGTCTCTGGAAAATGTTAGTAGATTTCTCTCTGTGTATTCAATTCTAGAAAGAACATTTCAAAGTCTATTGGAAATACCAAAGctaatttctctttgcttttcgccaaaaaaaacaagcagcaaaaaaaaaatcaaaaagcaaaatgtcaaaagCAGTTTTAATTTAGGCCCATTTTCAGGCTGCCTGTGGATTACTGTAGATTATTACTGCAAAAAGCATGAATAATTATAGAGTGACATGGTAGGCAAGTAAAACTCTAAATGAGTTGGAGGGAAGAGGTTGCCACATATTCCCTTCTTCTTAGCCCAATCTCTGAACCCACATAAATACATCATGTCAAATTTCAGCAGGCTCCCAACAAAGCAAGAGTCTTGGGAGGGGCGTGAACCTGTTAATCTACATTTTattaatagatatttttattgggttttttttccaaatacttacAACATGGTAATTAcattcattattttcaaaatgagccAATGAGCCAACTGGACTGACTGCACTGTAGATTCTAAAAATTCCTGACTTTGAATATTCACTTAAATTTTAGCAGCATTGTTAAATCAAAAGGGAAGTTAAGTTATTCAAGTTTGCCATGATAAATATGCAGCAGAATTTAGACATAACGTCTTAACACCTGACTGAAACCCGTAATTAAGACTTTGTTTTGTAAATAATACTAATTTCGTTTGTATTTAAGGTACTACTGATTATACACTAACGGCATGCATTTCTTGCTAACACATCATTTGTCACTTATGAACCGACTGAGACAAATACAGTTTTGTCACACCAGAGAGAGCTAGAACATTTTCTTAGGTGACTTGACTTACCTGCACAGGCATCCGTGAAACTGGGGTGCCAGAAGCAGTACTGCTTGTGCGCACTGCCGAAATAAGGGCCAAAATAACGCTCCATGGACAGGCTGCTCTCCACAGCACTACCCCCGCAGAAAGAAGCAGGGAGTTTTCAGTGCTATTTGATCCAAACAATTGTTCTTACTCATCTTCTTTTTATTCAATTTGTAAAATGAACATGTATTAAGAAATGCTTCTGAAGTAAAGGAGgaattttttcccccccgccaaGATAATTCCTCTACCCAGCTGAAGACTGCGGTCCAGTGGTGATTTGGTAGTGGCAGGTACCTAATCATAAAATGTTTGGTGACCACGATGTGTAATATTTACATAGCAGGCATCTGGGATGAAAAATTCCAGCTGAATGAAAGATAATATTGTATTAAATAAGTTAAAGGTAAAATAGTACCTTTTTATATAGGCgtaatgtttgttttcaaaaagagaaGCTGCCGGTTCGTGTGTAGTTTCTcactctttatttttgttttaaaataatttatgttgtATACCATTGTAGCCTGCAAACAAAGAAATATCCCTAGACTGATATATACCAGTACAGTGAATGTGGTGTTTGGAGGGAATCCTATTGAAGAAGGAGACGAAGAAACTGTGCCatattttccactggaaaaggTACTTTGTTCATGTGATACCATGGCATTTACTGTGCTCTAAAGGATAGATTATTGAAGGCTGTTCTGTTCTACTATAGATCACATCAAAttccatgaaattatttttcattaataaaaattgACCCACGATCAGTGAAGAAATATTCAAATTATAGTGGCTTTAATCTGCTATAACTAGACAGATGTGAGATGATAACATATTTAAAGATTACTAACAAAAGTGGAATGTGACCTTCAACAAGAATATGTTAAGAGGAAGGGCTTTCAGGGGACCATCCACGATGTAAATACTGAATATTATGGCCCCTGTGAGCCTTTGCATTGAAGAGTATTGTTAAATACCAAATTCTACATCTTTATCACATGTCTTTTTGCGTCTTTGAAGTTCCTAAGCCTTGCTTTCTTGCTGCAGGCCAGGTGGTAGTTACAGtcacctcagggctgctctgaaatAGCATTTCCTTCTTTACCGTGACCatttagcaaatattttctaGCCAAAATCTGAAGCTCGGTGCATTCTGGCCACTCTTCCCCTTTGTTCTTTCTGGCGCCCAGCACGCTGCCCGCAGTTAAAAGCCGTCATTTTAGAATGCGCATCCCGAGTCCAGCATTCCTAACTGGGTCTGACTGCGACTCTGTTGGTGCCTGCTGGGACACCGAGTTGGATGTGTCAGCTTGTGCACAGCCTGCGCGGCGCCCCAGACTTCTGAGAAAGCATTTCTGGAATTTGCCATTAGTGGCATGCGTCTGAGCCCCTAATCGTATGTTTTCTCTAATGGGGATCATGTAATAGCGAGCAGCAGAGGTAGGTGGGGCATGGGGGGAGGTGGAGCAGGTGGATTAAGCCACCTGAGAGTCGAAAAAACTTCCACGGTgggttttttatgtatatatttcaaTATAAAGTATGGCAACATAAAATTCGACAGATACATAAATAGCCTCATGTGGGTAACTGATCGCTAAATGAGCATGTACTAACTGCGTCCAGAATCCTGTTGTTTAAATACAGGTGGGTGCAATTTTTAAAGTTAATAGTAAAAGATACAGTTGGGAGATAATTATTTATAACTTCCCACATATCTCCAAtaagaaatggaaacatttttaggAAAGTCGgaatttttaatttcatatttaacttactgttttaaaaaattttttccaattcaaaatggatgttttttcaaaataaaattattattttatgaccCACCAGAACATTTGGCTTGATATTAATTATTTCAGTACATCCAGCACAGAAAGTGAGTTAAGTAAATACTAGTGGACTTAAATTCGCTCTGAAGCTAAACTTGTGCAACTAAAATGTAAGTCTGATAAGTTTCTTTGTCATAAACAAAGTATATTTTTGCTATGTCTTGATGTTATTTCTAGTTTGGTTTTACTCATTTGATGTCTACAAGCTGGCTAGATTAACCAGTTATCAGATATAAACAGGAAGTTTGCCTTTACAGATGCAATAATGTGATTAAAATGTTGATCATATTCTGCCTTTCTTTATAGCAATTTAATCATTATTCTAGAACAAAGGCAATTGCAGACCAAATGGTTCTTGCTGCTAATGGAACTTTACTCAAAGGTACATaaaaaacatttgggtttttCCTATCATTAGTAGTGCTAATGGTTATTCCATTCTCTGATTACTCCTTTATCAATAAATAGTATActttaaattaatgtaaataaggatttattttgtttgtttccactCCTCCCTTTGtggattattaatttttttatgtgtaCAGCCAGACAGATATGAGATTATATGCAAACAATAGATGGGAGAATTCAGAACATTTAACTTTACTTCTTCAAATCATCTTAAAAGTTTACCAATTCTACAATAGATACAGTATTTGTGCTTTTATTCCCCATTCACCTCAAGATTCTCTGATAATACCAATCTCTAAGCACTGCCCAATAGGTCATTCTCGTAATCCTGAAAGTCTTGCAGGTGTCTGGCTAGAATAATTGCAGTTTCTTAAACAGATTGGCAATATCACAGTCGTGTTGACTTACAAAGTCACACATGCATGAATAGCTGTGGCTAAAAAGCTGTCTGTACACAGCAAGGCAGATATTTATCTTTGCTTTTACGTACATATTTTGCTATTTCTAGTGATTTCTCTGAACTGAAAAGCTGGCAAACAAATCAGGCGGGGATTTAATTTTAGCATCCTTGGTTAATTACTGAGCAAATGCCTACCACCTGTTACACTTGCTAACATAGAAGGTGTAGTTGTGCCTATTCTCAGGAGTCAGAGGAATCTGCTTACTGATTCACACATAGAGCTTAAAGtattaattttgatttaaaattggCTAACTCATTTGAAAGCCTCTGTTTAAGAGACCTCTTCTATTCCTTTGTGATGCCATTGAGCTGCAAGCAAGCAAGGTGTCTAAATACAGCAAATTGAATGATCTTCTTCTGGTATTGCATGTGTCTACCTCGATGGACAAATACGTACTTTATAAAGTTATATCTATAATAAATAGCAAAAGTCAATCCAGTAGGTGGCATACCTGTAGGAAAATTTTATTTATCCTGGCCCTATTCAAGCTCTTCTATGGTCAGAGGGATTCAGTTTTTCAGGCTGCTAAGACAGGGTGTTCCACTGCTATTGAATCAAATTTTATGCAGAAACGAAAACAAGTTAGTAGGAAGCTGAATCGCGTAGAATGGTCAGACTGATCCTTTACTTTCACAGCGTGAAACTCGGGTAATATATGCCAGCCATATCAAAGCTATCTGAAAATCACACTTTGTTCTCTCTCCAAGGAGGTGACAAGCTCCATACTTGTGTGCTTCGTCCGCCAGGCATCTATGGACCAGAAGAGCAGCGCCACCTGCCACGAGTAGCCGTATGTGTTATGTAGTCAGCTCTGGAGGACACTACAAGTAGTTGTAAGGGCATAACACAAGTAGAAGTATCATGATTACAGTTCTTAACAATTCCTCCGGGAAGACTGTTGGGAAAGCTTGGTGACAGGTCATATGATGCAAGATAACAGCGTGATATGAGCATTGCAGAAACGGCAAGGATCAAGCCGTGcttttaagtgaaaagaaaaagctgcaaggCTGAAATGCCGTGGTAGAACTATGTTCGCATCCCTGATTGTTTAATGGAAATACTGCCTTTCAAATACGCACTTTAATTTCAGCCAAGCACTATAACGTCATCATGTTTTAACACTGCGTATCGGTGCAACAGTCCTTGATTTATAAAACCACCAACTAGTTGGCTTTTGTCTTGTGACACGTTTCTTGTGCTGTAATTGTACGCAAATAGAGCAAATTGTAAGTATTCAGGCTGAGTCAAAACGAATACATGATACTGGGTAATAAAGGAATAATGTAGTTGTTTCATCTTTTCTATTTCTACAGGTAAATATCCAGCGGAGACTATTTAACTTCAAATTTGGGAATCACAAAGTTCAGATGAACTGGGTTCACATAGGAAATCTGGTACAAGCTCACTTACTAGCTGCTGAGGCTCTCACCTCTGAGAAGGGTTATGTAGCTGTAAGTAAACACTATAAACATTGTGTCCCAGTAGCTTTAGCTTTCAAATAGGTTTAATTTTTGATGTTTTGAGATCAGAATTTCTCCAAAAGGCCATGTGCTAAATTCTCAGAAATGGTATGTAGCTCCACAAGCACATGGACAGTGCAAATGCAAATACATTCTGCTAATACTTCAATGatgattttttctgttttgaaaatacataatttcctgtttgatttgagGAAACAGTAATTTTAACCAGGTTAATGTATTCACCGTTATACATATCTATGTATTCTGTTACTCTTTTGAAAATAGGTTCTGATtctagatcatagaatcacagaatgggctgggttggaagggaccttaaagaccatctcgttccaccccctgccctgggcagggacacctcccaccagcccaggttgctccaagccccgtccaacctggccttgaacccctccagggacagggcagccacagcttctctgggcaacctgggccaggggctcaccacccccacagcaaagaatttcttcttaatatctcacctaaatctcccctcttgcagtgtaaacccgttcccccttgtcccatggctcccctccctgctccagagtccctccccagctttcctggagccccttcaggaactggaaggggctggaagatctccccagagccttctcttctccaggctaaacccccccagctctcttcagcctgtcctcacagcagaggggctccagccctcccagcagctccggggcctcctccggccccactccaacacctccgtgtccttctgctgttggtgccccagcgctggaggcagcactgcaggggggtctcacagagcggagcagaggggcagaatcccccccctcgccctgctgcccacgctgctggggatgcagcccgggctgTGGGGGGttcctgggctgccagcgcatgttgccggtgaatgttgagcttctcatgcaccagcacccccaagtccttctcctcagggctgctctccttctgttctccgcccagcctggatttgtgcttgggattgccgtgacccaggtgcaggaccttgcacttgccttactgaacttcatgaggttcgcacgggcccacctctccagcctctccaagtccctctggatggcatcctgtctcTCCAGCATGTTGGCTGCTCCACACAGCtgggtgtcgtcggcaaacttgctgagggtgcccttgatcccactgtccatgtcgccggCAAAGGTGTTAAATAGtgccggtcccagtactgacctctgaggaaggccactcatcactggtcaccacttagacatcgagctgttgaccacaactcattgagtgtggccatccagccaattccttatccaccgagtggtccaccGAGATGCGAAACATAAAATTTAATGCAACCACGCCATCCTACATATAGtgtttttctaattgtttttctctgcttctttgtaACAGAGTGGTCAGGCGTATTACATACATGATGGTGAAAATGTGATATTTTCTGAATGGATTGTCCCTTTGGTATGGATTGCACACGCGTTTAGCTCTAATGCGCTGTATGGGCCCTGGTCATATCATTAACTAAAAGACCGTACTAACTAAATGAAATTCAGTGCACATTCATTACTGAATTATTTAACATTAAAGTCAGTCCTGTTGTCCCTGCGTTTCCCAAAGATCCACCGGCTTTAAGGGAGGTTTTGGATAGGCATAACTGCCTTATTGTTTTGAGAGAATCTAGATGAGAGGTACAGAACCTGCTACAGAGCAGTAGCATTTCTGTAAAGCAAGCTCACAGCGCACGAGAAGTTCTACTGTTAGCATCTGGCATAGCTTTTAAATTCTTAGTTCTGCCATCAACTGCAGCACAAAAGGGAAGGTCTTTTAGAACCATATCTTAAAGCTAAAAAGAGGCAACATTGTATTGTCATAAACATCAGGCTGGGATTTTAGAACATGCTAAATTTTTTGACCCTGCCATGCCAACACAGAAAAGACTTTCAGGAAAATGACTGCAGTAGAATGATGGGCCTGTGTCTGAATGTCGTTGAGCGTTCCAGTCTTGGTGACTTGCTCCTTGGAAATTGCATTGTTTCTCCTTTACCATCCAATTGCATTTGAAGGGTGGGAGGTGGACACTGAAGAACGAGTAGCGGGTTTCAGTTGCATTTCTTACTGCCAGTATTGGTAGGAGGATTAACTGGAAAAAAGTTTAGTTACCTGTTTTATCaatattcatttttctattttcatgCTTCATTGACACCCTCAATTTGATACAAATTCTGTTGCTATTTCCTTTTATACTCCTTCTAGTTTGAAAAATTAGGCTACAGGAAACCCTGGATACATATTCCTGTTCTCCTGGTTCACATAGCAGGTAAAAATTATATAATACATACTTAATTATTacgctatttatttttttaaatttgttttcttattcctATAAAGCTACGTAATGATTTTATAAAATTCAGGGACACGAATTATAGGTGTTATATAACTGAACGTTAATTAATATAATAATCATTTATGCCATTTGGCATTAATTATGCCAGATAAACTTTAACGACTATTCATAAACTGAGTCTATCATGTACTTTCTAAATTAAACACTGTCTTCTACCACCTTAATTGCATCCTCGGATGTCAGTGGGAATCACAGGATGTGCAATGTCAGTATTATCTCAGTTTATCGTTATCCAGCTGTCTGATTAAGTAACTTTCTGTTTCACAGCCACTGTGATGGAATATCTGCACCTCATACTAAAGCCGTTTTTTAGCTTTACACCTTTCTTGACAAGGAATGaggtaaatatataaaaagaggGAGTGTTTACACATTTATGACCAAAATGCTCATGAATTATGTCATACACCGTTTGGAGGCATACAGGAGTGTCTGCAGTAGAGCTCTCTCCATAGGGGCGTAGTCCACTCAGGGCTTACACCCTCATTTTGTAGCCTGATTTTTCCATCCCTTATAAA is a genomic window of Rissa tridactyla isolate bRisTri1 chromosome 8, bRisTri1.patW.cur.20221130, whole genome shotgun sequence containing:
- the SDR42E2 gene encoding putative short-chain dehydrogenase/reductase family 42E member 2, with protein sequence MQEGSTEELHSSQPCESKPNACVGPLVNGSRKTMVTGGGGYLGYNLGCALVRSGIAVVLFDVRKPQWEIPNGADFFKGDVRDYDAVFKACEGVDCVFHVAACGMSGLEQLQKKDQIESINVGGTKIIIDACKQRNIPRLIYTSTVNVVFGGNPIEEGDEETVPYFPLEKQFNHYSRTKAIADQMVLAANGTLLKGGDKLHTCVLRPPGIYGPEEQRHLPRVAVNIQRRLFNFKFGNHKVQMNWVHIGNLVQAHLLAAEALTSEKGYVASGQAYYIHDGENVIFSEWIVPLFEKLGYRKPWIHIPVLLVHIAATVMEYLHLILKPFFSFTPFLTRNEVWNVTVTHTFRIDKARNQLGYKPKKFSFADSVDHYLKTRPTCREDHTFLKMVFAFGILLSLIILSFF